Proteins from one Panicum virgatum strain AP13 chromosome 7K, P.virgatum_v5, whole genome shotgun sequence genomic window:
- the LOC120641307 gene encoding uncharacterized protein LOC120641307 isoform X1 produces the protein MRAAVSSPPPHCYSSRRASATLLDARHVFDHVPQRRLPPLAARAQPAAAAAARRPARRSAVSAFAPACRAAASVPRLFRTFLQIPRVSSTPRACLTLSTFLPSRRNFEGYIPRSCSGSLLKIYSRSSPLTLQPSSPLMVSSQLTSSDVEQRSEEWFALRKDKLTTSTFSTALGFWAGNRRAELWNEKVFGPVDIKLAETARSAMDWGTNHESIAIEQYTSITGKFVGTLGFAVHTEANSGWLGASPDGILGCEPDGGILEVKCPFNKGKPELALPWRAMPYYYMPQVQGLMEIMDRDWVELYCWTPNGSSLFRVPRDRAYWELIHEVLRDFWWGNVMPARELVILGKDAEARSFEPQPKHRLTNLVLFRSRKLASEAKLLCMDVGGHVEFFQ, from the exons ATGAGGGCGGCGGTGAGCTCACCACCTCCGCACTGCTACTCGAGCCGCCGCGCCA GCGCCACTCTGCTGGACGCCCGCCATGTGTTCGACCACGTGCCGCAGCGGCGCCTGCCACCCCTGGCCGCCCGCgcgcagcccgcggcggcggcggccgcccgtaggcccgcgcgccgctcggccgTGTCCGCGTTCGCCCCTGCCTGTCGCGCCGCTGCATCAG TTCCTCGTTTGTTTAGGACATTCCTGCAAATCCCAAGAGTCTCTTCAACTCCTCGCGCGTGTTTAACTCTATCTACATTCTTGCCATCAAGACGAAACTTTGAAGGCTATATTCCACGAAGCTGCTCAGGTTCATTATTGAAGATCTATAGCCGGTCATCACCGCTAACCCTGCAGCCATCTTCACCCCTCATGGTGTCGTCCCAGCTCACCTCTTCTGATGTGGAACAACGGTCAGAGGAATGGTTTGCTCTCCGCAAGGACAAGCTCACCACAAGCACCTTCAGCACggccttgggtttctgggctGGCAACAGACGGGCAGAGCTGTGGAATGAGAAAGTTTTTGGACCAGTGGACATCAAGCTGGCAGAGACGGCCAGGTCTGCCATGGACTGGGGAACAAATCATGAAAGCATAGCCATAGAGCAGTACACAAGCATCACAGGAAAATTTGTGGGTACCCTCGGCTTCGCGGTGCACACTGAGGCCAACTCCGGATGGCTGGGAGCCTCACCCGATGGAATCCTCGGATGTGAGCCTGATGGCGGGATCCTAGAGGTGAAGTGCCCATTCAACAAGGGCAAGCCTGAGCTCGCGCTGCCGTGGCGCGCCATGCCGTACTACTACATGCCGCAGGTGCAGGGCCTGATGGAGATCATGGACAGGGACTGGGTGGAACTCTACTGCTGGACGCCCAATGGAAGCAGCCTGTTCCGGGTGCCCAGGGACCGCGCATACTGGGAGCTCATCCATGAGGTCCTGCGCGACTTCTGGTGGGGCAACGTGATGCCGGCGCGGGAGCTGGTGATCCTGGGGAAGGACGCTGAGGCAAGATCCTTTGAGCCGCAGCCCAAGCACCGCCTCACGAACCTGGTGCTGTTTAGGAGCAGGAAGCTGGCTTCAGAAGCCAAGCTATTGTGTATGGATGTTGGCGGCCATGTAGAATTCTTCCAATGA
- the LOC120641307 gene encoding uncharacterized protein LOC120641307 isoform X2 produces MRAAVSSPPPHCYSSRRATLLDARHVFDHVPQRRLPPLAARAQPAAAAAATSALLLEPPRHSAGRPPCVRPPVPRLFRTFLQIPRVSSTPRACLTLSTFLPSRRNFEGYIPRSCSGSLLKIYSRSSPLTLQPSSPLMVSSQLTSSDVEQRSEEWFALRKDKLTTSTFSTALGFWAGNRRAELWNEKVFGPVDIKLAETARSAMDWGTNHESIAIEQYTSITGKFVGTLGFAVHTEANSGWLGASPDGILGCEPDGGILEVKCPFNKGKPELALPWRAMPYYYMPQVQGLMEIMDRDWVELYCWTPNGSSLFRVPRDRAYWELIHEVLRDFWWGNVMPARELVILGKDAEARSFEPQPKHRLTNLVLFRSRKLASEAKLLCMDVGGHVEFFQ; encoded by the exons ATGAGGGCGGCGGTGAGCTCACCACCTCCGCACTGCTACTCGAGCCGCCGCGCCACTCTGCTGGACGCCCGCCATGTGTTCGACCACGTGCCGCAGCGGCGCCTGCCACCCCTGGCCGCCCGCgcgcagcccgcggcggcggcggccgccacctccgcaCTGCTACTCGAGCCGCCGCGCCACTCTGCTGGACGCCCGCCATGTGTTCGACCAC CAGTTCCTCGTTTGTTTAGGACATTCCTGCAAATCCCAAGAGTCTCTTCAACTCCTCGCGCGTGTTTAACTCTATCTACATTCTTGCCATCAAGACGAAACTTTGAAGGCTATATTCCACGAAGCTGCTCAGGTTCATTATTGAAGATCTATAGCCGGTCATCACCGCTAACCCTGCAGCCATCTTCACCCCTCATGGTGTCGTCCCAGCTCACCTCTTCTGATGTGGAACAACGGTCAGAGGAATGGTTTGCTCTCCGCAAGGACAAGCTCACCACAAGCACCTTCAGCACggccttgggtttctgggctGGCAACAGACGGGCAGAGCTGTGGAATGAGAAAGTTTTTGGACCAGTGGACATCAAGCTGGCAGAGACGGCCAGGTCTGCCATGGACTGGGGAACAAATCATGAAAGCATAGCCATAGAGCAGTACACAAGCATCACAGGAAAATTTGTGGGTACCCTCGGCTTCGCGGTGCACACTGAGGCCAACTCCGGATGGCTGGGAGCCTCACCCGATGGAATCCTCGGATGTGAGCCTGATGGCGGGATCCTAGAGGTGAAGTGCCCATTCAACAAGGGCAAGCCTGAGCTCGCGCTGCCGTGGCGCGCCATGCCGTACTACTACATGCCGCAGGTGCAGGGCCTGATGGAGATCATGGACAGGGACTGGGTGGAACTCTACTGCTGGACGCCCAATGGAAGCAGCCTGTTCCGGGTGCCCAGGGACCGCGCATACTGGGAGCTCATCCATGAGGTCCTGCGCGACTTCTGGTGGGGCAACGTGATGCCGGCGCGGGAGCTGGTGATCCTGGGGAAGGACGCTGAGGCAAGATCCTTTGAGCCGCAGCCCAAGCACCGCCTCACGAACCTGGTGCTGTTTAGGAGCAGGAAGCTGGCTTCAGAAGCCAAGCTATTGTGTATGGATGTTGGCGGCCATGTAGAATTCTTCCAATGA
- the LOC120641304 gene encoding F-box protein SKIP14-like codes for MALNCSSRSLLVTDDCAGMMLGCGCRSEEASPLSSCGVNSQWLDELELEVEEESDPVDLLPTDPFGMNLETSFTAAIASCIEDLTVMSGAGHFGNGGDDDLFADLSYYLNQAFVFAPEPWIGGYTGGVLEGSFGSGGLSGSGGVNQFSRLPLNESCSEPTGSMEDPSSSCEATLACCDTVDAAPVQGGNDAHEGMVYVLGYLGLCDILSVEMVCKSMRSAVRNEPFLWKCLHIDTHLGKKISDVDLLRLTQKSPGSLQCLSLEGCENITDQGLKAVLESNLQLSKLGIFGAFRITCQGLLDNLRSFNMVADTGIKKLRVANRFTASEAQYEELLSLLQIDKGQALHKQEPRIFHADCYLPDLQGGYVPDCFIPDLHDEYALDIEKCPRCPNYKLVFDCPLEECNIRGSACRGCAVCIRRCMQCGRCVDNEFHETFLLENICRICQPIDPPHADSPPCEK; via the exons ATGGCGCTGAATTGCTCGTCGCGCTCGCTCCTGGTGACCGATGATTGTGCCGGCATGATGCTTGGGTGTGGGTGTCGGTCGGAGGAGGCTTCCCCGCTGTCATCCTGTGGGGTGAATTCGCAGTGGTTGGatgagctggagctggaggtggaggaggagtcTGACCCCGTGGATCTCTTACCCACGGACCCCTTTGGGATGAACCTGGAGACCTCATTCACTGCGGCGATCGCCAGTTGCATCGAGGATCTCACAGTCATGTCCGGTGCTGGGCATTTTGGAAATGGCGGTGATGATGATTTATTCGCCGACCTGAGTTACTACTTGAATCAAGCTTTTGTGTTTGCTCCGGAGCCGTGGATTGGTGGCTATACTGGTGGTGTTTTGGAGGGCTCCTTTGGGTCTGGAGGCCTCTCTGGTAGTGGAGGTGTCAACCAATTTTCACGGTTGCCTCTTAATGAATCCTGCTCAGAGCCTACTGGGTCCATGGAGGATCCATCTAGCTCTTGCGAGGCAACTTTGGCATGCTGTGATACAGTTGATGCTGCTCCTGTCCAGGGGGGAAATGATGCACATGAAGGAATGGTGTATGTTCTAGGCTATCTTGGCTTATGTGACATCCTCTCTGTCGAGATGGTGTGCAAGTCAATGCGTTCAGCTGTTCGGAACGAACCATTTTTGTGGAAATGCCTCCATATTGATACGCACTTGGGCAAGAAGATTTCTGATGTTGATCTTCTGCGCCTCACACAAAAGTCCCCGGGTTCTTTGCAGTGCCTAAGTCTGGAGGGCTGCGAGAACATCACTGATCAGGGATTGAAGGCTGTTTTAGAAAGTAATCTACAGTTGTCAAAG tTGGGCATTTTTGGCGCATTCCGGATAACTTGCCAAGGTCTTCTTGACAATCTGAGGTCATTTAATATGGTAGCAGATACTGGTATTAAAAAACTCCGAGTTGCAAACCGCTTCACTGCATCAGAAGCGCAATATGAGGAGTTATTGTCCTTGCTGCAAATAGACAAGGGGCAGGCATTGCATAAACAGGAGCCACGTATCTTTCATGCTGATTGTTATCTACCAGATCTTCAGGGTGGATATGTTCCTGATTGTTTCATACCAGATCTTCATGATGAATATGCTCTTGATATTGAGAAATGCCCTCGTTGTCCGAATTACAAGCTTGTTTTTGATTGCCCATTAGAGGAATGCAATATCAGGGGATCTGCTTGCCGAGGGTGCGCTGTTTGTATCAGAAGATGTATGCAGTGTGGGAGATGTGTAGACAACGAGTTTCACGAGACATTTCTTTTGGAGAACATCTGCCGTATCTGTCAGCCTATTGATCCGCCGCATGCAGATTCACCTCCTTGTGAAAAATAG
- the LOC120641305 gene encoding trihelix transcription factor GT-4-like, producing the protein MLLPGPPAAPTPPLLLPESSGEDGGHDSSSRAAAAVASAGSAPKRRAETWVREETLCLIALRREMDAHFNTSKSNKHLWEAISARMRDQGFDRSPTMCTDKWRNLLKEFKKARSNARSSGGGAGGSGNAKMAYYKEIDDRLRRRGKASGCAGSGSVSGAGKSPTSNTKIESYLQFTTDNGFEDANIPFGPVEANGRSILNIGDRLEDDWHLLPLTAADAVATNGVNPWNWRDTSTNGVAIKLCDASRMQTPQDKTFYTEEDFRDLLARRGWTLLREYGGYRNVDSLDDLRYGVIYQGLRSLGD; encoded by the exons ATGCTCCTCcccgggccgccggcggcgcccaccccgccgctgctcctcccgGAGAgcagcggcgaggacggcggccacgactcctcctcccgcgccgccgcggcggtggcgtcggcgggGTCGGCGCCGAAGAGGCGCGCGGAGACGTGGGTCCGGGAGGAGACCCTCTGCCTCATCGCGCTGCGCCGGGAGATGGACGCCCACTTCAACACCTCCAAGTCCAACAAGCACCTCTGGGAGGCCATCTCCGCCCGGATGCGGGATCAAGGGTTCGACCGCTCCCCGACCATGTGCACGGACAAGTGGCGCAACCTCCTCAAGGAGTTCAAGAAGGCGCGCAGCAACgcgcggagcagcggcggcggcgccggggggaGCGGCAACGCCAAGATGGCCTACTACAAGGAGATCGACGACCGGCTCAGGCGCCGCGGGAAGGCGAGCGGCTGCGCTGGCAGTGGCAGCGTCAGTGGCGCCGGGAAGAGCCCCACATCCAACACCAAGATCGAGTCCTACCTGCAGTTCACGACCGATAACG GCTTTGAAGATGCTAATATTCCCTTTGGCCCTGTTGAAG CAAACGGTAGATCAATACTGAATATTGGTGATCGTTTGGAGGATGACTGGCATCTGCTTCCATTAACAGCTGCTGATGCAGTTGCAACCAATGGTGTGAACCCATGGAATTGGAGAGATACCTCAACTAACG GTGTGGCAATCAAACTCTGCGATGCAAGCCGCATGCAGACCCCACAAGACAAGACATTCTACACCGAAGAGGACTTTCGAGATTTGCTCGCACGGCGTGGTTGGACACTCCTCAGGGAGTATGGTGGCTATAGAAATGTTGACAGCCTGGATGATCTCCGTTATGGCGTGATTTATCAAGGGTTGCGGTCCCTTGGGGATTAA
- the LOC120641306 gene encoding mitotic spindle checkpoint protein MAD2-like, whose product MASRTASKDIITLRGSAAIVSEFFGYAANSILYNRAVYPEESFTKVKKYGLAMLLTQDEGVKTFIASLTSQLSEWLEAGKLQRIVLVIMSKATNEVLERWNFNIVTDAEVVEKGAIKEKSDKEIMREIQAIMRQIASCITYLPCLDEPCVFDVLAYTDTDVDAPGTWVESDAKLISNPQMVKLHSFDTKIHKVDTLVSYKKDEWDEEE is encoded by the exons ATGGCGTCGCGGACGGCgtccaaggacatcatcacgcTGCGGGGCTCCGCCGCCATCGTCAGCGAGTTCTTCG GCTACGCGGCGAATAG CATCCTCTACAACCGCGCGGTGTACCCGGAGGAGAGCTTCACCAAGGTGAAGAAGTATGGGCTCGCTATGCTGCTCACGCAGGACGAGGGGGTGAAGACCTTCATCGCCAGCCTCACCTCCCAGCTCTCAG AGTGGCTGGAGGCCGGGAAGCTGCAGCGGATTGTGCTCGTGATCATGAGCAAGGCCACCAACGAGGTGCTCGAGCGCTGGAACTTCAACATAGTGACCGACGCCGAGGTCGTCGAGAAGGG GGCCATCAAGGAGAAGAGCGACAAGGAGATCATGCGGGAGATCCAGGCCATCATGCGCCAGATCGCGTCCTGCATCACCTACCTCCCCTGCCTCGACGAGCCAT GCGTGTTCGACGTGCTGGCCTACACGGACACGGATGTTGACGCCCCCGGCACCTGGGTGGAGAGCGACGCCAAGCTCATCAGCAACCCGCAGATGGTTAAGCTGCACTCGTTCGACACCAAG ATTCATAAGGTGGACACGCTGGTGTCGTACAAGAAAGACGAGTGGGACGAGGAAGAATGA